Within the Myxococcus virescens genome, the region TCCGCTTCCCGTTGGAAACTGATCCCAGGCCGAAAAATCGGCCCCCGGCGCGATTTCTGTGCCCTTCCCCTGGGGTGAGTCCTTTCGTTCACCCTCAGCGGATCAGCCGTCGTCCGAATTTTCAGCCGGGACGCGCTCAGCGCGCCTCCTGCTGACACTCTGCTACACCCGTGTAGCGGACACGTCCCAAGTCGGGGGCCTCCAGCGTGCCGCCCCGGGCTTTCCCGTAGGCGACGAGCGCCTCGCGCAAGTCGAGCCCGTCGACGGGGGTCATCTCGATGCGCTCCGGTGGCACGGTGCTCAAGAGGGGCTCCAGCCCGTCACCGCCTCGCGCCAGAAAGTCCGGGAGGGCCACCCGGTACATCTTGCCGGGGTCGAGCACGAGCGGCTGACCACCGGAGAGGGCCACTCCCGAGAACCGCCCAGGCCCCGGGCAGCGCTCCAGCGTCACCTCGAGGCCGGAGACGGCGAAGACGGAGCCCATGTCGTTGCCATAGGCCAGGTGCAGCAACCGCGACAGCTCGGGGCCCGTCAGGGTGGCCACGGCCACCGTGTTGTCGAAGGGCAGCACCTCGAACACCTGACCGAAAGTGAGCGGCCCCGCGGCCAGGTCCGCGCGGACGCCGCCCGGGTTCATCAGCCCCACGTCCGCGTTGGCCGACGCACGCAGCACGTCCGCCACCAGATTGCCCAGCGCGCCCTCCTCCGTGTAGCCGCGGGTCAGGGGCGTGGCCGCCACGAGCCCCAGCTGGCGATTCTGCGCCTCCCGTGCCAGCTCCAGCGCTGGCGCCAGCAGCGGCGCCACCTGCGCGTCGGGCACCACCGGCTCCGCCATGAACGACGCGGGCTCCAGGCGCACCTGAGGCTCGTTCCGCAGGCGGCGGCCGTCACATGTTCCCTGGGTGGCGTCCACCTTCGCACAGAGGGGAATGGCGGCCTGGATGCGGGTGCGCTGGGGCAGGATGCGGCGACTGCCCGGGTCCACGAACAGCTCCACCACGCCCAGGGAGCGCGCCAGCCCCGTCGTCTCGATGATGGGCACCTGGGCGAAGAAGTGGCCCATCGTCTGGTGGGTGTGTCCCGCCACGATGGCGTCGACCGTGCCCGGCGGCAGGAGCTTCAGCATCGACAGAATCTCCGCGTCGCCCTCGTCGCAGCTCGACGTGTCGCGGGGGTT harbors:
- a CDS encoding bifunctional metallophosphatase/5'-nucleotidase, giving the protein MRFSRLIALALACGATTACSGVWTRGAPPEPIRITLVGINDFHGQVEPHRTPLKDGQVVEEGGAATLAAYVARLRAANPGGVVLLDAGDMFQGTLPSNLTEGAVVIDVYNHLGVDAAAIGNHEFDYGPVGPGSMAQRPGDDALGALKARIGQARFPMLSANLRDASTGARPAWTGNDGTYLMKVKGVKVGIIGLSTEDTPKVTNPANVSSLRFLPLAPAALEASRSLRARGAEVVVVVAHAGGKCADLSNPRDTSSCDEGDAEILSMLKLLPPGTVDAIVAGHTHQTMGHFFAQVPIIETTGLARSLGVVELFVDPGSRRILPQRTRIQAAIPLCAKVDATQGTCDGRRLRNEPQVRLEPASFMAEPVVPDAQVAPLLAPALELAREAQNRQLGLVAATPLTRGYTEEGALGNLVADVLRASANADVGLMNPGGVRADLAAGPLTFGQVFEVLPFDNTVAVATLTGPELSRLLHLAYGNDMGSVFAVSGLEVTLERCPGPGRFSGVALSGGQPLVLDPGKMYRVALPDFLARGGDGLEPLLSTVPPERIEMTPVDGLDLREALVAYGKARGGTLEAPDLGRVRYTGVAECQQEAR